One part of the Lachnospiraceae bacterium JLR.KK002 genome encodes these proteins:
- a CDS encoding RNA polymerase sigma factor — protein sequence MEHKTNEELSLLIDQAVAGDKEALETVISGVQDLIFNLSLRMLGTFADAEDASQDIILKVITHLSSFRKESAFSTWVFRIAVNHLKDYKKHMFAKYPLSFEYYGDDIKNGKLEDIPDLSQNVERSILEEELKMACTNVMLQCLDTESRCIFVLGTMFRTDSRIAGDLLDMTPEAYRQKLSRIRRKVGDFLETYCGEYGTGACKCKNRIDYAIQNHRINPAHLDYVAATAIPDDKMRDVKEAMEDIDGLAAKFSFCKSYETPEHLREFVREFLDSASMSVVKNS from the coding sequence ATGGAACATAAAACAAACGAAGAACTGTCCCTTTTGATTGACCAGGCAGTTGCCGGGGACAAAGAAGCTCTGGAAACGGTGATTTCCGGCGTGCAGGATCTGATTTTTAATCTGTCCCTGCGCATGTTGGGTACGTTTGCGGATGCGGAGGATGCGTCGCAGGATATTATACTGAAAGTGATTACCCATCTGTCATCTTTTCGGAAGGAAAGCGCTTTTTCCACCTGGGTATTCCGTATTGCGGTAAACCATCTGAAAGATTATAAAAAGCATATGTTTGCAAAATATCCCCTGAGCTTTGAATATTACGGTGATGATATCAAAAACGGAAAGCTGGAGGATATCCCGGATTTGAGCCAGAATGTGGAGCGGAGCATCCTGGAGGAAGAACTGAAAATGGCCTGTACCAATGTAATGCTTCAGTGCCTTGATACGGAGAGCAGATGTATTTTTGTGCTGGGCACCATGTTTCGGACAGACAGCCGGATAGCCGGGGATCTTCTGGATATGACTCCGGAAGCCTATCGTCAGAAGCTGTCCAGAATCCGACGGAAAGTAGGTGATTTTCTGGAAACCTACTGCGGGGAATACGGAACAGGCGCCTGCAAATGTAAAAACCGGATAGATTATGCCATTCAAAACCACAGAATTAATCCGGCTCATCTGGACTATGTTGCAGCCACAGCAATTCCGGATGATAAAATGCGGGATGTAAAAGAGGCCATGGAAGATATTGACGGTCTGGCAGCAAAATTTTCCTTCTGTAAATCTTATGAAACGCCGGAACATCTCAGAGAATTTGTACGGGAATTTCTGGATTCCGCTTCCATGTCCGTAGTAAAGAATTCATAA
- a CDS encoding DEAD/DEAH box helicase: METVRFDELNLYPQILRAIQEMGFEEATPIQSKAIPVVMEGVDVIGQAQTGTGKTAAFGIPLLMKVNPHDKHTQAIVLCPTRELAIQVAEEVRCLAKYMHGVKVLPVYGGQDIVKQIRSLKGGAQIIIGTPGRIMDHLRRRTIKCEEVNTIVLDEADEMLNMGFREDIETVLEYIPQERQTVLFSATMPKPILEITKKYQKDAVTIKVVKKELTVPNIEQYYYDVKRKDKVEVLSRLLDVYDPKLSLVFCNTKRMVDELTNALQGRGYFAEGLHGDMKQMQRDRVMNHFRNGNTEILVATDVAARGIDVDDVEAVFNFDLPQDDEYYVHRIGRTGRAGRTGRSFTFVKGKEVYKLKDIQRYCKTKILAQKVPSMEDVVQVKLEKIMDHIGTIIEEEDLTSMVNMIESQVNEADYTAMDIAAAFLKLALLGEEEKAQSSMENYEFGDTGAEEGMVRLFINIGKKQHVKPGDILGAIAGESGMPGKLVGAIDMYDKYTFVEVPREYGKEVLQAMTNSKIKGKSINIEPANQK, from the coding sequence ATGGAAACAGTAAGATTTGACGAATTAAATTTATACCCACAGATATTGAGAGCAATTCAGGAGATGGGATTTGAAGAAGCCACGCCCATTCAGAGCAAGGCAATTCCCGTTGTCATGGAAGGCGTGGACGTAATCGGACAGGCCCAGACAGGAACCGGTAAAACAGCGGCATTTGGAATTCCATTGCTGATGAAGGTAAATCCCCATGATAAACATACCCAGGCGATTGTCCTCTGTCCCACCAGAGAACTGGCCATCCAGGTGGCGGAGGAAGTGCGCTGCCTTGCAAAATACATGCATGGCGTGAAAGTCCTTCCCGTATACGGAGGACAGGACATTGTGAAACAGATTCGTTCTTTAAAAGGCGGAGCTCAGATTATTATCGGAACACCGGGGCGGATTATGGACCACCTGAGGCGGAGAACCATCAAGTGCGAAGAAGTAAATACCATTGTACTGGATGAAGCGGACGAAATGCTGAACATGGGATTCCGTGAAGATATTGAGACGGTTCTGGAATATATTCCGCAGGAGCGGCAGACTGTGCTGTTCTCCGCAACCATGCCCAAACCTATTCTGGAGATTACCAAAAAGTATCAGAAAGACGCAGTTACCATTAAAGTGGTAAAAAAGGAACTGACCGTTCCCAATATTGAACAGTACTATTATGATGTAAAACGTAAAGACAAAGTAGAAGTGCTCAGCAGGCTGCTGGATGTGTATGATCCCAAACTTTCCCTGGTATTCTGCAATACCAAGCGGATGGTGGACGAACTCACCAATGCACTGCAGGGACGGGGATATTTTGCGGAAGGCCTCCACGGCGACATGAAGCAGATGCAGCGTGACAGGGTGATGAACCATTTCCGCAACGGCAATACGGAGATTCTGGTAGCCACCGACGTGGCTGCAAGAGGCATTGACGTGGATGATGTGGAAGCAGTATTTAACTTTGATCTGCCCCAGGATGACGAATATTATGTACACCGTATCGGCAGAACCGGACGGGCAGGCAGAACCGGACGTTCCTTCACCTTTGTAAAAGGAAAAGAGGTCTATAAATTAAAAGACATTCAGCGTTACTGCAAAACCAAGATTCTGGCACAGAAAGTGCCCAGCATGGAAGACGTGGTGCAGGTAAAACTGGAGAAAATTATGGACCATATCGGAACCATTATCGAGGAAGAAGACCTGACCTCCATGGTAAATATGATTGAATCACAGGTAAATGAAGCAGATTACACTGCCATGGACATTGCGGCAGCTTTCTTAAAGCTGGCATTGCTGGGCGAAGAAGAAAAAGCTCAGAGCAGTATGGAAAATTACGAATTCGGCGATACAGGTGCAGAAGAAGGCATGGTGCGTCTTTTTATCAATATCGGGAAAAAACAGCATGTGAAGCCGGGAGATATTCTGGGAGCCATTGCCGGAGAATCCGGTATGCCCGGAAAGCTGGTGGGAGCCATTGACATGTACGACAAGTATACCTTTGTGGAAGTACCGCGGGAATACGGAAAAGAAGTACTGCAGGCTATGACCAACTCCAAAATCAAAGGCAAAAGTATCAACATTGAGCCTGCAAATCAAAAATAA
- a CDS encoding hemolysin III family protein, giving the protein MKFKLKDPGSSITHFIGMLMALFAATPLLIRASMNPDLVHVVSLSVFIISMILLYGASAAYHALDLSEKTNRILRKLDHMMIFVLIAGTYTPVCVIVLGGRTGYGLLALVWGIALVGILVKAFWITCPKWFSSILYIAMGWVCVLAFTQIITSLSPQAFGWLLAGGIIYTIGGVIYALKLPIFNSRHKNFGSHEIFHLFVMGGSVCHFIMMYCFVANMPLL; this is encoded by the coding sequence ATGAAATTCAAGCTGAAAGACCCCGGAAGTTCCATTACTCATTTTATCGGTATGCTGATGGCTCTGTTTGCGGCCACACCTCTGTTAATCCGTGCTTCCATGAATCCGGACCTGGTTCATGTGGTTTCTCTTTCTGTTTTTATTATAAGCATGATTTTACTTTATGGGGCCAGCGCGGCTTACCACGCACTGGATTTATCGGAAAAGACAAACCGGATTCTGCGCAAGCTGGATCACATGATGATTTTTGTGCTGATTGCCGGCACTTACACGCCGGTATGTGTGATTGTTCTGGGAGGCCGGACTGGATATGGCCTTCTGGCTCTGGTATGGGGTATTGCTCTTGTGGGTATCCTTGTGAAGGCTTTCTGGATTACCTGTCCGAAATGGTTTTCTTCTATATTATATATTGCCATGGGCTGGGTGTGCGTGCTGGCTTTTACCCAGATTATCACTTCTCTTTCTCCCCAGGCATTCGGATGGCTGCTGGCGGGAGGCATTATTTACACCATCGGAGGTGTTATATACGCTTTAAAGCTGCCGATTTTCAATTCCAGACATAAAAATTTCGGCTCTCATGAGATTTTTCATCTGTTTGTTATGGGCGGCAGTGTGTGTCATTTTATTATGATGTACTGTTTTGTTGCAAATATGCCTTTGCTTTGA
- a CDS encoding GIY-YIG nuclease family protein — protein sequence MKEKENVTYILQCSDGTLYTGWTNNLEKRLEQHNAGKGAKYTRGRGPVKLLYQEAHETKQEAMQREAWIKKLTRKEKEALIHGQA from the coding sequence ATGAAAGAAAAAGAAAACGTTACTTATATTTTACAGTGCAGTGACGGTACCCTGTATACAGGATGGACCAACAATCTGGAAAAGCGGCTGGAGCAGCACAATGCGGGAAAGGGAGCCAAATATACCAGAGGGCGGGGGCCGGTAAAACTGCTGTATCAGGAAGCGCACGAGACGAAACAGGAAGCCATGCAGCGGGAAGCCTGGATTAAAAAACTTACCAGAAAAGAAAAAGAAGCGCTGATACATGGACAGGCTTAA
- a CDS encoding M23 family metallopeptidase, with protein sequence MRNKKLPAFFNRKSYIVAAVIMIVAAFGMTGLYYAQQEREQEAQLAREKEAQVQQAREEDAAQMKAAQERAKAEAAAEAKAKIKAREQEKEQEKTTEEVSNILKPQDDNFMDEPEVVAEVSNPVEPELHFDAAADLSWPLQGNVILNYNMDQTVYFATLDQYKYNPAVIIQAEVNTPVNAVASGKVTSIETSEETGITMTVDLGDGYSARYGQLKEVPKNQGDYVESGETIGYVSEPTKYYSVEGANLYFQLLKDGAPVNPMEHLE encoded by the coding sequence ATGAGAAATAAAAAACTCCCAGCATTTTTTAACCGGAAATCCTATATTGTGGCAGCGGTGATTATGATTGTGGCCGCTTTTGGTATGACAGGATTGTACTATGCTCAGCAGGAGCGGGAACAGGAAGCACAGCTGGCCAGAGAGAAAGAAGCGCAGGTGCAGCAGGCCAGAGAAGAAGATGCGGCTCAGATGAAGGCAGCGCAGGAACGGGCGAAAGCAGAAGCAGCCGCCGAGGCCAAAGCGAAAATCAAAGCCAGAGAACAGGAAAAAGAACAGGAAAAAACTACGGAAGAAGTATCCAATATCCTTAAACCGCAGGATGATAATTTTATGGATGAGCCGGAGGTTGTGGCAGAAGTAAGCAATCCGGTGGAACCGGAACTTCATTTTGACGCGGCGGCGGATTTGAGCTGGCCCCTTCAGGGAAATGTGATTCTGAATTATAATATGGACCAGACGGTATATTTTGCAACACTGGACCAGTATAAGTATAACCCTGCAGTGATTATCCAGGCAGAAGTCAATACGCCGGTCAATGCGGTGGCTTCCGGCAAGGTGACTTCCATTGAGACCAGTGAAGAGACAGGAATTACCATGACTGTGGATTTGGGAGACGGTTACAGCGCCCGGTATGGACAGTTAAAAGAAGTGCCCAAAAATCAGGGCGATTACGTGGAAAGCGGCGAAACCATCGGCTACGTGAGCGAACCCACCAAATATTACTCCGTAGAAGGGGCAAATCTTTATTTCCAGCTTCTGAAAGACGGAGCGCCGGTAAATCCCATGGAACATCTGGAATAA
- a CDS encoding SpoIID/LytB domain-containing protein, with the protein MKEKIKTFLAVCVLILTVPYIVTLLFQNGQTSPDREKIRDVPGEESVPVLETGDGELDVEEYLTGIIAKEIPLDYQSETIKAQAVIARTELTAALATQEKILPESMSREEMLELWGQDGFEENYRVLEAAVADTRGEILCYGKTPIHAAFHAVSAGKTRSAREALQREDEPYLECTDSGMDIPSPDFLKVVFLEKEEFMKKLKELCPEFECIPEKILESVTVAERDSSDYVTKVAVGEQTITGEEFRNHFKLNSSCFYLKEVENQVRIVTKGLGHGLGFSQYGANVLAKEGKEYKELLQYYYKDISIEKN; encoded by the coding sequence TTGAAAGAGAAAATAAAAACATTTCTGGCGGTCTGCGTACTGATTCTCACAGTACCATATATTGTAACCCTGTTGTTTCAGAACGGTCAGACAAGCCCGGACAGGGAGAAAATTCGGGATGTGCCGGGGGAAGAATCTGTTCCGGTTCTGGAAACAGGAGACGGGGAACTGGATGTGGAGGAATACCTTACCGGAATTATAGCAAAGGAAATTCCGCTGGATTACCAGTCAGAGACCATCAAAGCTCAGGCGGTGATTGCCAGAACAGAGCTGACGGCTGCTCTGGCCACGCAGGAAAAAATTCTGCCGGAATCCATGTCCAGGGAAGAAATGCTGGAGCTCTGGGGCCAGGATGGATTTGAGGAAAATTACCGGGTTCTGGAAGCAGCAGTAGCCGACACCAGAGGGGAAATCCTCTGTTACGGAAAAACTCCCATTCATGCGGCCTTTCATGCAGTCAGCGCGGGCAAAACCCGAAGTGCCAGAGAAGCCCTGCAGCGGGAGGATGAACCTTATCTGGAGTGTACGGACAGCGGAATGGACATCCCTTCCCCGGATTTTCTGAAGGTGGTTTTTCTGGAAAAAGAAGAATTCATGAAAAAACTGAAAGAACTCTGTCCGGAGTTTGAGTGTATACCGGAAAAAATTCTGGAATCAGTCACTGTTGCAGAGCGGGATTCCAGTGATTATGTGACAAAGGTAGCGGTAGGAGAGCAGACCATAACCGGAGAAGAATTTCGGAATCATTTTAAGCTGAATTCTTCCTGTTTTTATCTGAAAGAGGTGGAAAACCAGGTGCGGATTGTCACAAAAGGCCTTGGCCATGGCCTGGGATTCAGTCAGTATGGTGCAAATGTGCTTGCAAAAGAAGGAAAAGAGTATAAAGAGCTGCTGCAATATTATTATAAAGATATTTCCATTGAGAAAAACTGA
- a CDS encoding putative DNA modification/repair radical SAM protein, which yields MNLQKNMELSEKLTILSDAAKYDVACTSSGVDRKGSGRGMGNSIAPGICHTFSADGRCVSLLKILFTNECIFNCAYCLNNCTTDVRRASFTPDEICTLTMEFYRRNYIEGLFLSSGIMVSPNYTMELIYQTIYRLRRIHHFNGYIHVKSIPGADSALIEKTGYLADRMSINLELPTADSLRQLAPCKSRTTILKPMRQIQNRITDNKQELMVYRETPRFVPAGQSTQMIIGATPENDFQIMSVAESLYEKFQLKRVFYSAFVNVNGNSMLPVLPGGPPLLREHRLYQADWLLRYYHFHVSELLSEDRPDFNIFLDPKCDWALRHLEYFPVEINKASYQTLLRVPGIGYKSAERIVKARRRNRLTFDDLKKIGVVLKRALYFITCSGKMMYNTKLEEDYICRNLMGDKTQVPRDIREGGYQQLSFFDQDMRADFHLTDAQIIPPSQQIVSL from the coding sequence ATGAATTTGCAGAAAAATATGGAATTATCCGAGAAGCTGACCATCCTGTCTGACGCAGCCAAATATGATGTGGCCTGTACCTCCAGCGGCGTTGACCGTAAGGGCAGCGGAAGAGGTATGGGGAACTCCATCGCGCCAGGTATCTGCCATACCTTTTCCGCAGACGGAAGGTGCGTGTCCCTTTTAAAAATACTGTTTACCAACGAGTGCATTTTCAACTGCGCCTACTGCCTGAACAACTGTACCACAGACGTCAGACGCGCTTCATTCACTCCCGATGAAATCTGCACCCTTACCATGGAATTTTACCGGCGCAATTATATCGAAGGACTGTTTCTGAGCTCCGGCATTATGGTCAGTCCCAATTATACCATGGAACTCATCTATCAGACCATTTACAGGCTCCGCCGTATCCATCATTTTAACGGTTATATCCATGTGAAGTCTATTCCGGGAGCCGATTCTGCCCTGATTGAAAAGACCGGATACCTGGCGGACCGTATGAGTATCAATCTGGAACTTCCCACAGCAGACAGTCTGCGGCAGCTCGCTCCCTGTAAATCCCGGACTACCATTTTAAAACCCATGCGGCAGATTCAGAACCGTATTACCGACAACAAACAGGAACTGATGGTTTACCGGGAAACACCACGGTTTGTTCCGGCCGGCCAGTCCACCCAGATGATTATCGGCGCCACACCGGAGAATGACTTCCAGATTATGAGCGTGGCGGAAAGCCTCTATGAGAAATTTCAGCTCAAACGTGTCTTTTACTCTGCCTTTGTAAATGTGAACGGCAATTCCATGCTGCCCGTTCTTCCCGGCGGACCGCCTCTGCTGCGGGAACACCGCCTGTATCAGGCGGACTGGCTGCTGCGCTATTATCATTTTCACGTTTCGGAGCTTTTATCGGAAGACCGGCCGGATTTTAATATTTTCCTGGATCCCAAGTGCGACTGGGCTCTGCGGCATCTGGAATATTTCCCTGTGGAAATCAACAAAGCCTCTTACCAGACATTGCTGCGGGTGCCCGGCATCGGCTATAAATCGGCGGAGCGGATTGTAAAAGCCCGCCGGCGAAACCGCCTGACCTTCGACGATTTGAAGAAAATCGGCGTGGTATTAAAACGGGCCCTGTATTTTATTACCTGTTCCGGGAAAATGATGTACAATACCAAACTGGAAGAGGACTATATCTGCCGGAATCTCATGGGGGATAAAACTCAGGTTCCGAGGGATATCCGGGAAGGCGGCTACCAGCAGCTCAGTTTCTTTGACCAGGATATGCGGGCGGATTTTCATCTCACCGACGCTCAGATTATCCCTCCCAGTCAGCAGATTGTCTCTCTTTAG
- a CDS encoding TIGR03915 family putative DNA repair protein yields the protein MYIFLCEDSIDGIFTGVYDAWASRYGHGNISLTTCPPDNYSLFDEYVTVQTDYEKSEKVARTLRSRLGEDTYTEICQAASSTEEYGRKKAMNKGEAIYRTIVLALALKDGSKVLNYLGEPYVNRVFHLSRSTGNEAHHLLGFLRFQELENGILFARIHPRNHVLPFLGEHFSDRLPQENFMIYDASHSQAALHPKGKGFFLTDTGELDEKMLHRYSPEETEYQKLWCRFFDSIAVEARINPKLQNQNILKRFQQDVIEFQRPRRI from the coding sequence ATGTATATATTTCTCTGTGAGGACAGCATTGACGGTATTTTTACCGGAGTATACGACGCCTGGGCCAGCAGATACGGCCATGGCAACATTTCCCTTACCACCTGTCCGCCGGACAACTACAGTCTGTTCGACGAATACGTTACGGTACAGACTGATTATGAAAAAAGTGAAAAGGTGGCCCGCACACTGCGCAGCCGCCTTGGAGAAGATACTTATACGGAAATTTGTCAGGCCGCTTCTTCCACAGAAGAATACGGCCGTAAAAAAGCCATGAACAAAGGGGAAGCCATCTACCGTACCATTGTTCTGGCCCTGGCTCTGAAAGACGGAAGCAAGGTTCTGAATTATCTGGGAGAGCCTTATGTCAACCGGGTTTTTCACCTTTCCCGGAGCACCGGAAATGAAGCCCATCATCTCCTTGGATTTCTCCGGTTCCAGGAACTGGAAAACGGTATCCTTTTCGCCAGAATCCATCCCAGGAACCATGTACTCCCATTCCTGGGAGAACACTTTTCCGACCGTCTTCCTCAGGAAAATTTCATGATTTACGACGCGTCCCACAGCCAGGCTGCCCTGCACCCAAAGGGAAAAGGCTTCTTCCTCACAGACACCGGAGAACTGGATGAGAAAATGCTCCACCGTTATTCTCCGGAAGAAACGGAATATCAGAAGCTCTGGTGCAGATTCTTTGACAGTATCGCCGTGGAAGCCCGGATTAATCCCAAACTTCAGAACCAGAACATCCTGAAACGGTTTCAGCAGGACGTAATCGAGTTTCAAAGACCTCGCAGAATTTAA
- the rsmA gene encoding 16S rRNA (adenine(1518)-N(6)/adenine(1519)-N(6))-dimethyltransferase RsmA: MADLGKPQNTIAVLQKYNFNFQKKFGQNFLIDTRVLEKIIQAAGITKEDFVLEIGPGIGTMTQYLCENAREVAAVEIDRNLIPILADTLRAYQNVEVLNEDILKVDINRLAQEKNQGRPIKVVANLPYYITTPIIMGLFESHVPVDSITIMVQKEVAERMQAGPGTKDYGALSLAVQYYARPEVVANVPPNCFIPRPKVGSAVIRLTRHREKAVEVQDENLMFRLIRASFNQRRKTLVNGLNNAPELNLEKQRIVNALAEMGLAPGIRGEALTLEQFAALSNLLRDTSGT; encoded by the coding sequence ATGGCTGATTTAGGAAAACCACAGAATACCATAGCGGTATTGCAGAAATATAACTTTAATTTTCAGAAAAAATTCGGGCAGAATTTTCTGATTGATACCAGAGTTCTGGAGAAAATTATTCAGGCGGCAGGAATTACAAAGGAAGATTTTGTACTGGAAATCGGTCCGGGAATCGGGACCATGACCCAATATCTCTGCGAAAATGCCAGAGAAGTGGCTGCGGTGGAGATTGACAGGAATCTGATTCCCATTCTGGCCGATACTTTACGTGCATATCAGAATGTGGAAGTGCTGAACGAAGATATCCTGAAAGTGGATATCAACCGTCTGGCCCAGGAGAAGAATCAGGGCAGACCTATAAAAGTGGTGGCAAATCTGCCCTATTATATTACAACGCCCATTATTATGGGATTGTTTGAGAGCCATGTTCCGGTGGACAGTATTACCATTATGGTTCAGAAAGAAGTAGCGGAACGTATGCAGGCAGGGCCGGGAACGAAAGATTACGGAGCTCTGTCTCTGGCGGTTCAGTATTATGCCAGACCGGAAGTGGTGGCAAACGTCCCCCCGAACTGTTTTATTCCCCGTCCCAAAGTGGGAAGTGCTGTGATTCGCCTTACCCGGCACAGGGAGAAAGCAGTTGAGGTACAGGATGAGAATCTGATGTTCCGACTCATCCGCGCTTCCTTTAACCAGAGGCGCAAAACACTGGTAAATGGTCTGAACAATGCGCCGGAGCTGAATCTGGAAAAACAGCGGATTGTAAATGCCCTTGCAGAAATGGGGCTGGCCCCCGGTATACGGGGAGAAGCGCTGACACTGGAGCAGTTTGCAGCGCTGAGTAATCTGCTGAGAGATACTTCCGGAACATAA
- a CDS encoding ABC transporter ATP-binding protein, whose translation MEKLKESRKKESLQRDGLKVECLSKKYRRFRLNNISLEIPPGNILGLLGRNGAGKTTIIRILTGHTSADSGTVWMNGINMGKDRMGVQVQTGFVLDEPVFLETESLWKNGLAFGRFYPEFTEERWGKWLSVCGLKKSERLGFLSKGYRMKFQFAFAMAHRPRILLLDEPTGNLDPVFRKEFLDMLQAAVEEEELSVLLSSHLTSDMEQVADRIALLEQGEILYTDSMERLLTRYRRIRGGPETGRRLRDGNYPEIVGIQVSNVGFEALLDRERIPESRGNLYGGNGMAGDWLKETETGILCEDTDLSGWMYYMTKGGGDGEQNLEEYQSL comes from the coding sequence ATGGAAAAATTAAAGGAGAGCCGGAAAAAAGAAAGTTTGCAGAGGGACGGTCTCAAAGTGGAATGTCTTTCCAAAAAGTACAGACGATTTCGGCTGAACAATATTTCCCTGGAGATACCGCCGGGAAATATTCTGGGACTGCTGGGAAGAAACGGGGCGGGAAAGACTACCATTATCCGAATTCTGACAGGCCATACCTCTGCAGACAGCGGGACTGTATGGATGAATGGCATAAACATGGGAAAAGACCGTATGGGGGTCCAGGTTCAGACGGGATTTGTGCTGGATGAGCCTGTGTTTCTGGAAACAGAGAGCCTCTGGAAGAACGGGCTGGCTTTCGGGCGGTTTTATCCGGAATTTACAGAAGAAAGATGGGGAAAATGGCTTTCTGTCTGCGGGCTGAAGAAATCGGAGCGGCTGGGTTTTTTGTCCAAAGGCTACCGGATGAAGTTTCAGTTTGCCTTTGCCATGGCCCATCGGCCCCGGATTCTCCTGCTGGATGAGCCTACAGGAAATCTGGACCCGGTTTTCCGAAAAGAATTTCTGGATATGCTGCAGGCAGCAGTGGAAGAGGAGGAACTCAGTGTACTGCTGTCTTCCCATCTGACCTCGGATATGGAACAGGTGGCCGACCGGATTGCTTTGCTGGAGCAGGGAGAGATACTCTACACAGATTCCATGGAGCGCCTTCTGACCCGTTATCGCCGCATCAGAGGAGGGCCGGAAACAGGCCGGAGACTCCGGGACGGGAATTATCCGGAAATTGTGGGAATTCAGGTGAGTAACGTGGGCTTTGAGGCATTGCTGGACCGGGAGCGGATACCTGAAAGCCGTGGGAACCTGTACGGCGGGAATGGTATGGCAGGGGACTGGCTGAAAGAGACGGAAACCGGGATTCTGTGCGAAGATACGGATTTGTCAGGGTGGATGTATTATATGACAAAAGGAGGCGGAGACGGTGAACAGAACCTGGAAGAATATCAGAGCCTTTGA
- a CDS encoding GntR family transcriptional regulator: protein MKIIISNTSNLAIYEQIVRQIKDAVIAGDLREGEPLPSIRSLARDLQISVITTKRAYEELEQEGLIYPVAGKGFYVSRQNTSMLKEKRIQMLEEELGKLAVEWKKAGLSREDMMDYIEVLFEEL from the coding sequence ATGAAAATTATAATTTCCAATACAAGTAACCTTGCAATTTATGAACAGATTGTCCGTCAGATCAAAGATGCGGTAATTGCCGGGGATTTGCGGGAGGGGGAACCCCTGCCTTCCATCCGTTCTCTGGCCAGAGATTTGCAGATTAGCGTTATAACTACCAAACGAGCTTATGAAGAACTGGAGCAGGAGGGGCTGATTTACCCGGTAGCCGGAAAAGGCTTTTATGTTTCCCGGCAGAATACCAGTATGCTCAAAGAAAAGAGAATACAGATGCTGGAGGAGGAACTGGGCAAACTGGCGGTGGAATGGAAGAAAGCCGGGCTTTCCAGAGAAGATATGATGGATTATATTGAAGTTTTATTTGAGGAGCTGTAG
- a CDS encoding ABC transporter ATP-binding protein yields the protein MEPILRIEGAGAERGTTFWLRDINLTLEPGMFMGVIGRNGAGKTTLFHMICGLSRISQGDLWLKGVSMKQEPERCKRETGVIFDDDYFRLDLSVKHAGAIYGTYYKTYNQNDFLNYCRQFDVDTGQNLRKLSKGNYMKFQLAFALARRPGLILMDEPEAGLDPVFRREWMNLLYDVLNDDCGILFATHLTEELEQYADAVTMLSKGRQIFSLTMTELEEQYKIVRGSRRQMDYLDNRLTGRRSMKYYEEGLFQEDGRGLWVDVSVSRPTLAELMYYLDGKF from the coding sequence ATGGAACCGATATTGCGAATTGAAGGTGCCGGGGCGGAACGGGGAACCACTTTCTGGCTGCGGGATATAAATCTGACGCTGGAGCCTGGAATGTTTATGGGTGTAATCGGCAGGAACGGAGCCGGAAAGACAACGCTGTTTCATATGATTTGCGGCCTTTCCCGCATCAGCCAGGGCGATTTATGGCTGAAAGGCGTCAGCATGAAGCAGGAGCCGGAGCGGTGTAAACGGGAGACAGGAGTTATTTTTGACGATGACTACTTCCGGCTGGACTTGTCCGTAAAACATGCGGGAGCAATTTATGGAACTTATTATAAAACATATAATCAGAATGATTTCCTGAACTACTGCAGGCAGTTTGATGTGGATACGGGACAGAATCTCAGAAAGCTGTCAAAGGGGAATTATATGAAGTTTCAGCTTGCTTTTGCACTGGCCCGCCGCCCTGGACTGATTCTGATGGATGAGCCGGAAGCGGGACTGGACCCGGTATTCCGCCGGGAATGGATGAACCTGCTGTATGATGTGCTCAATGATGATTGCGGCATTCTTTTTGCCACTCATCTGACGGAAGAACTGGAGCAGTACGCGGATGCGGTTACCATGCTGTCCAAAGGCCGCCAGATTTTTTCTCTGACTATGACAGAGCTGGAAGAACAGTACAAAATTGTGCGGGGCAGCAGGAGGCAGATGGATTATCTGGACAATCGCCTGACTGGCAGGCGGAGTATGAAATATTATGAAGAAGGTCTGTTTCAGGAGGATGGACGGGGACTGTGGGTGGACGTCAGCGTGTCCCGTCCCACTCTGGCAGAACTGATGTATTATCTGGACGGAAAATTCTGA